A window of Metabacillus sp. B2-18 contains these coding sequences:
- a CDS encoding NCS2 family permease translates to MFKLSENRTNARTEILAGITTFLTMVYIVVVNPIILADAGVPFDQVFTATIIATIIGTLWMALSANYPIAIAPGMGLNAYFAYSVVGANENISYTTAFSAVFIAGILFVILSLTPFRKKLIEAIPSNLKHGITAGIGLFIAFIGLRLTGIVTADPNNLVALGDLHSPSVVLALIGLAITLILMSLNVHGALFVGMVITGFIAFFTGQLSFDQGFMSFPSLPEGLIITNPFSALTDVISHGLYAVVFSFLLVTIFDTTGTMIGVAQQAGLMKGNELPRARTALLADSAATTIGAMFGTSPTSAYIESSAGVAAGGRTGLTTLTVSALFGLTLFFSPLIGAVSGISAITAPALIIVGSLMMGAIAEINWKELDEAFPAFLVVLSMPLTSSIATGIALGFISYPLMKIAKGKWKEVHIFVYIFAVLFFIQLAFIGGH, encoded by the coding sequence ATGTTTAAGTTATCAGAAAACAGAACAAATGCCCGAACCGAAATTTTAGCTGGAATCACAACGTTTTTAACTATGGTATATATCGTTGTCGTGAATCCAATTATTTTGGCAGATGCAGGAGTTCCATTCGACCAAGTCTTTACAGCAACAATCATTGCGACAATAATAGGTACACTTTGGATGGCCCTATCAGCAAATTATCCAATTGCAATTGCACCGGGGATGGGATTAAATGCATACTTTGCCTATTCCGTTGTTGGAGCAAATGAAAATATTTCATATACAACAGCCTTCTCTGCTGTTTTTATTGCCGGAATACTTTTTGTCATCCTTTCGCTAACTCCGTTTCGAAAGAAATTAATTGAAGCAATACCGAGCAATTTAAAGCATGGAATCACAGCTGGTATTGGTCTTTTCATTGCGTTTATCGGTCTTCGTTTAACTGGAATTGTCACAGCAGATCCAAACAATTTAGTGGCATTAGGTGATCTTCACTCTCCATCTGTTGTGTTAGCATTAATTGGCTTGGCTATAACATTAATATTAATGAGCCTAAATGTTCATGGTGCGCTATTCGTTGGTATGGTTATCACCGGGTTTATTGCCTTTTTCACAGGTCAATTATCATTTGATCAAGGATTTATGTCATTCCCAAGCTTGCCTGAAGGATTGATTATTACAAATCCATTTTCAGCTTTAACAGATGTCATATCACATGGCTTATATGCCGTTGTATTTTCTTTCTTACTTGTAACCATTTTTGATACAACAGGAACAATGATTGGTGTGGCCCAACAGGCAGGGCTTATGAAGGGCAATGAATTACCGAGAGCTCGTACGGCGCTTCTAGCAGATTCAGCTGCTACAACAATTGGTGCAATGTTTGGAACAAGTCCAACTAGTGCTTACATTGAATCTTCTGCAGGTGTTGCAGCAGGGGGAAGAACAGGCTTAACAACGTTAACTGTTTCAGCCCTATTCGGTCTTACGTTATTTTTCAGTCCTTTAATTGGAGCAGTTTCAGGGATCTCAGCAATTACTGCACCAGCATTAATTATTGTCGGGAGCTTAATGATGGGGGCTATTGCAGAAATCAATTGGAAAGAGCTTGACGAAGCGTTCCCGGCCTTTTTAGTTGTTTTAAGCATGCCACTAACATCAAGTATTGCTACTGGAATTGCACTTGGCTTCATTTCATATCCATTAATGAAAATTGCAAAAGGGAAATGGAAAGAAGTTCACATTTTTGTTTATATTTTTGCCGTTCTCTTTTTCATTCAACTAGCCTTTATTGGAGGGCACTAA
- the map gene encoding type I methionyl aminopeptidase has translation MIILKSKREIELMHKAGQLLANCHKEIAKRIKPGITTLEIDAFVEQYLKQHGATPEQKGYKGYEFATCASINDEICHGFPRNTPLQNGDIVTIDMVVNLNGALADSAWSYAVGDVSPQAANLLHVTEEALNKAIEQSVIGNRLGDIGHAIQSYVEGEGYSVVRDFTGHGIGRTIHEPPTVLHYGEPNKGQRLKEGMVITIEPMVNIGAWESKMDDNKWTARTIDGSLSAQYEHTIAITKDGPIILTRQ, from the coding sequence GTGATTATTTTAAAAAGTAAACGAGAAATTGAACTCATGCATAAAGCAGGTCAATTGCTGGCAAATTGTCATAAAGAAATTGCGAAAAGAATCAAGCCAGGGATCACAACACTTGAAATTGATGCATTTGTAGAACAGTATCTAAAACAACATGGTGCAACCCCTGAACAAAAAGGTTACAAAGGCTATGAATTTGCAACATGTGCATCAATAAATGATGAAATTTGCCATGGTTTCCCGAGAAACACCCCATTACAAAATGGTGATATCGTCACAATTGATATGGTTGTAAATTTGAATGGCGCACTTGCTGACTCAGCCTGGTCGTATGCTGTAGGAGATGTTTCACCACAAGCGGCTAATCTATTACATGTTACGGAGGAAGCCTTAAACAAGGCAATTGAACAGTCTGTTATTGGAAACAGACTAGGAGATATTGGTCACGCTATTCAATCTTATGTTGAAGGTGAAGGGTATTCAGTTGTTAGAGATTTTACAGGTCATGGAATTGGAAGAACCATTCATGAACCACCAACAGTCCTTCATTATGGTGAGCCTAATAAAGGTCAACGCCTTAAAGAAGGTATGGTTATCACCATTGAACCGATGGTGAATATCGGGGCATGGGAGTCGAAAATGGACGATAACAAATGGACAGCAAGAACAATAGACGGAAGTTTATCAGCACAATATGAACACACAATTGCGATAACAAAAGACGGTCCAATTATTTTAACGAGACAATAA